The genomic stretch ATTTAAGGACGGTTCAAGAATTAATGGGACATAAAGAAATCAAGATGACGCTTCGATACAGCCATCTGAGCCCTGGACACTTGAAAGAAGCCGTAGCGAGACTTGTTAAACCAAAGGACAGTTTGACCGATAAAACCCCTCAGACCCCCATTCCAACCGTGACTAAAACCGGAAATCTTGAAGAGTTCCCATTCCCCGTGCATCCGAACGTATTGAAAATAATGCGCGCCTGGAGGGAGTTGAACCCCCGACCTACAGATTCGAAGTCTGCCGCTCTATCCAGCTGAGCTACAGGCGCGTATTCATAATCCGATCAATAGAGCAATGGAACATTAGACCGCATTGTGAGCCTTCCCCATTGTTCCAATGTCGAATGCTCCAATGCTCTGAATTTTTGTCCGCGACCGGCGGACAAAAATTCTGGGGCGAGTGAGGGGAATTGAACCCCCAACCCCTGGTGCCACAGACCAGTGCTCTAACCATTGAGCTACACTCGCCGTATCATTTGAGAAGACTGTAAAAAGGAAATCCTAACCGCCGGCGGATCCGCGGAAACGCGAAAGCATTGTAACATAAACCTTCGCGCGCTGGGAAGGGGATATTGACAGCCTCTGCTTAAAGTCCTAAAATAATCAATATGGATGAACGAATATTCACATTAGGCGAGGCCAACAGCCTCGTTCCGGATCTGGAGGTCCTGCTTCTCGAGGTCCAAAAGATGCGGCGTTTCATTCTTCAGATCCGCCCCGAAATACAGAAAGCGCGGGAGCACATCGCGGGAAACGGCGGCTCCCCCCAGGGTCCCGCTTATCTGAAGGCCCTGGAGTATATCATGAAGCGCGTGGAGCGGATTCAGCAGATGGGCGTTGTGATCAAGGATCTGGAGAAAGGCCTCTGCGACTTTCCCTTCATGCTCGACGGCCGGATGGTCTATCTCTGCTGGAAGCTCGGAGAAGCGGAGATCGGGTGGTGGCATGAGACCGACACCGGGTATGGAAACCGAAAGCCCCTCGACGAAACCTCGTAATCCCCCGCGAAACGAAGCTCACGCTTCGGTGTGCCTTATAATCTTCCCCTCGACCAGGTAGACCACCAGCTCGGCGATGTTGGTGGCGTGATCGGCGATCCGTTCCAGGTATTTGGAGATGAAGCTGATCCGGATCGCCCGGGTCGTGGTCTGCGGGTCCTCGATCATGAAGGACAGGAGCTCGCGAAAGATCTGATGGTTCAGATCGTCGATCACGTCATCCGCCTTGCAGACGCTTCGGGCCAGCTCGGAATTCCGGTTGACGAAGGCGTCGAGGGACTCCTTGACCATTCGCAGGGCCTCCTGGGCCATCCGCGGAATATCGATGTAGGGCTTGAGCTGCGGCTCCTCGTTCAACTCGATGGACCGCTCCGAGATGTTCTCGGCCAGATCGCTCATGCGCTCCAGCTCGGTCGAGATCTTCATCGCGGTCGTGAGAAAACGGAGGTCCCCCGCCATGGGTTGGTGGAGGGCGATGAGCCGCAGACAGTCCTCGTCGATCTGGACGTCCATGGCATTGACCCGGTGGTCGTTCTCGATCACGTGCCGGGCCAGATCGGTGTCCCGTTCCACCAGGGCCTTGATCGCGTTGGTGATCTGCTCCTCGACCATGGCCCCCATCCGGAGGATTTTCTCCTTGAGCGTCGCGAGTTCTTCGTCAAAATGGCGCTGCATTATCCGAATCTCCCTGTTATGTAATCTTCCGTCCGTCGATCCTTGGGATTCGTGAAGATCTCGCGCGTCGCGCCGAACTCGATCAGTTCGCCCAGAAGAAAAAATCCCGTGTAGTCCGAAACCCGCGCGGCCTGCTGCATGTTGTGCGTCACGATCACGATCGTATACGAATTCTTGAGTCCCAATAACAGCTCTTCGATCCGCGCCGTGGCGATGGGATCGAGCGCCGAGCAGGGCTCGTCGAGCAAAAGAACCTCCGGGTCGGCGGCCACGGCCCGCGCGATGCAAAGCCGTTGCTGCTGCCCGCCGGAGAGGCTGGCGCCGGACTTGGGCAGCATGTCCTTCACCTCGTCCCAGAGGGCGGCCTGCTTCAGGGCCCGCTCGACCCGTTCGTCCAGAATCGACCGGCGGCGTATCCCGTTGAGCCGTAGCCCGGCCGCCACATTATCGTAAACGGACATCGTCGGGAAGGGGTTGGGCTTCTGAAACACCATCCCCACCCGGCGGCGGATCACCACCGGGTCCACCTTCGGCCCGTTGATATCGGTCCCGTCCAGGAGGATCGTGCCCGTCAATCTCGCGCCGGGCACGACCTCGTGCAGCCGGTTGAGGCAGCGGATAAAGGTCGACTTGCCGCAACCCGAGGGTCCGATCAGCGCGGTCACCTGGTGCTTGGAAATCGTCAACGTGACGTCCTTGAGGACATGGTGATTTCCAAACCAGGTGTTTAATTTTTCAATGATATAGACGGTCTTGTCCATGAACCGGTTTTCTACCCTTTCAATTGGCGATGCAGCAGCAATCGGGACAGGATGTTGGCCCCCAGGACCAGCATCAGCAGAACCATCCCGGCCGCCCAGGCCTGACGGTGCCAATCGTCATAGGGCGCGATGGCGTAGGTATAGATCATGACCGGCAGGGAGGCGATCGGCTCAAGCCATCCGCGGCTCCAGAACCGGTTGCTGAAGGCCGTGAACAGCAACGGGGCCGTCTCCCCGGCGACACGCGCCAAGTCTAACATAATTCCGGTCACGATGCCACGGAAGGCGGTCGGGATCACGATGAAACTGACCACCTTCCATTCCGTAAGCCCCAGCGCCAGCCCGGCCTCGCGGATCGAGGCCGGAACCAGTTTTAAAAATTCCTCCGAGCTTCTCACCGCGATCGGGATCATCATGATTCCCAGGGCCACTCCCCCGGCCAGGGTGGAGAAATGGCCCATCGGCAGCACCACGACGGTGTAGGCGAAGATCCCCATGACGATCGAGGGGATGCCGTTTAAGATATCGGCGGCATACCGGATCAGAAAACCGGCGGTGTTTTTCCGGCCGTATTCCGAAAGGTAGACCCCGCCGAGAAAGCCGATCGGAACGCCGATCAGGCTCGCCAGAAGCAGGAGCTTCACGGTTCCCACGATCGCGTTGGCCATCCCCCCGCCCGTCTCCCCGACCGGCTTGGGCAGCCGGGTGAAGAAGTCCCAGTCCAGGGCCGCAAATCCGTTATAGGTAATGTAGCCGAGAATGAAAAACAAAACCGCCAGGACCAACGCGGTGCAGACGGCCGTCAGGGTAAGCATGACGATGTTGGTCAGCCGGCGATGGGCCAAAAGGACGGAGTTCATTCCCTCACCTCGACCTTCGTGAAGACCTGGTAAATCATCAGTCGGGCCAGCGCATTGACCAGGATGGTGACGGCAAAGAGGACCAGTCCGATCTCGATCAGGGCCTGGAGGTACATGTCCGAGGTGGCTTCGGTGAATTCATTGGCGATGACCGCGGCCATGGTGTAGCCCGGCTCAAAAAGGGACAGCTTGATCTCGGGACGATTGCCGATCACCATGGTCACGGCCATGGTTTCACCCAGGGCACGGGCCAGCGCCAGAAAAATCGAGCCCATGATTCCGGATCGGGCGTAGGGAAGCACCGCGATCCGGACCATCTCCCACTTCGTCGCCCCCAGCGAAAGGACCGCCTCCCGTTGGGCCAGCGGCACCGCCATCAAAATTTCCCGCGAGACGGAGACGATGAACGGGACCACCATGACGGCGAGCACGATTCCGGCCGTGAGCATTCCCACCCCGTAGGGGGCGCCCTGGAAAAGCGGCAAAAATCCGAGCGTGCCCGAAAGCGCCGGCTCCAGATGGTTGCGGACCCAGGGGACGAGCACGAAGATCCCGGCCAGCCCGTAGATCACGCTCGGAATCGCGGCCAGAAGCTCGACCAAAAACGTGACGGGGTCGGAAAGCCAACGGGGCGCGAGCTCGGAAAGAAAGATCGCGACCCCCAACCCGACCGGAACCGCGATCAGGAGGGAGAGCGCCGAAGTGACCAGTGTTCCGTAAAGAAACGGAAGGGCGCCGAACTGCTCCGCGACCGGGTCCCAGGTCGTCCCCCAAAGAAAAGACCATCCGAACTTCTGGATCGGCAGACGCGAATTCCAGAGCAATTCATAGGCGATGACGCCCGTGATCACCAGGACGGACAGGGCCACGGTCAACACCGTGGCCCTGAAAAGACGGTCGGCCGGGCTGACGCCCGGCCGACCCGCCATCGTCAAACTGAAGGGACTAATACTTGATCTTGCCAAGCGCTTTCTCCTCCATGGCCACCACTTCTTTCGGAAGCGGCGCATACAGAAGGCCCGGAGCAAACTTCTGGCCGTCCGTCATCATCCATTTCAGAAATCCCGTGATCGCCTTTCCTTTCTTCGGATCGTCGATCTTTTCCGGAATCAGGAGCCAGGTGAAGCTCGCGATCGGATAGGTCTCCGGACCCGGGGCGTT from Nitrospiria bacterium encodes the following:
- a CDS encoding DUF2203 domain-containing protein, yielding MDERIFTLGEANSLVPDLEVLLLEVQKMRRFILQIRPEIQKAREHIAGNGGSPQGPAYLKALEYIMKRVERIQQMGVVIKDLEKGLCDFPFMLDGRMVYLCWKLGEAEIGWWHETDTGYGNRKPLDETS
- the phoU gene encoding phosphate signaling complex protein PhoU; amino-acid sequence: MQRHFDEELATLKEKILRMGAMVEEQITNAIKALVERDTDLARHVIENDHRVNAMDVQIDEDCLRLIALHQPMAGDLRFLTTAMKISTELERMSDLAENISERSIELNEEPQLKPYIDIPRMAQEALRMVKESLDAFVNRNSELARSVCKADDVIDDLNHQIFRELLSFMIEDPQTTTRAIRISFISKYLERIADHATNIAELVVYLVEGKIIRHTEA
- the pstB gene encoding phosphate ABC transporter ATP-binding protein PstB; this translates as MDKTVYIIEKLNTWFGNHHVLKDVTLTISKHQVTALIGPSGCGKSTFIRCLNRLHEVVPGARLTGTILLDGTDINGPKVDPVVIRRRVGMVFQKPNPFPTMSVYDNVAAGLRLNGIRRRSILDERVERALKQAALWDEVKDMLPKSGASLSGGQQQRLCIARAVAADPEVLLLDEPCSALDPIATARIEELLLGLKNSYTIVIVTHNMQQAARVSDYTGFFLLGELIEFGATREIFTNPKDRRTEDYITGRFG
- the pstA gene encoding phosphate ABC transporter permease PstA gives rise to the protein MNSVLLAHRRLTNIVMLTLTAVCTALVLAVLFFILGYITYNGFAALDWDFFTRLPKPVGETGGGMANAIVGTVKLLLLASLIGVPIGFLGGVYLSEYGRKNTAGFLIRYAADILNGIPSIVMGIFAYTVVVLPMGHFSTLAGGVALGIMMIPIAVRSSEEFLKLVPASIREAGLALGLTEWKVVSFIVIPTAFRGIVTGIMLDLARVAGETAPLLFTAFSNRFWSRGWLEPIASLPVMIYTYAIAPYDDWHRQAWAAGMVLLMLVLGANILSRLLLHRQLKG
- the pstC gene encoding phosphate ABC transporter permease subunit PstC; its protein translation is MARSSISPFSLTMAGRPGVSPADRLFRATVLTVALSVLVITGVIAYELLWNSRLPIQKFGWSFLWGTTWDPVAEQFGALPFLYGTLVTSALSLLIAVPVGLGVAIFLSELAPRWLSDPVTFLVELLAAIPSVIYGLAGIFVLVPWVRNHLEPALSGTLGFLPLFQGAPYGVGMLTAGIVLAVMVVPFIVSVSREILMAVPLAQREAVLSLGATKWEMVRIAVLPYARSGIMGSIFLALARALGETMAVTMVIGNRPEIKLSLFEPGYTMAAVIANEFTEATSDMYLQALIEIGLVLFAVTILVNALARLMIYQVFTKVEVRE